A genomic stretch from Shewanella sediminis HAW-EB3 includes:
- a CDS encoding LysR family transcriptional regulator, which translates to MNVPIKNLQCFLTLVETRSYTRAAEQLHLTQPTLSKMIKRLEDTLEQPLLIRNNQKVILTEAGNLLVNSSRKIVGQWHRLQEDLNNLKGLKTGQLRLGVCPMMGGIIISLLSEFRSRYPGIELQIQELGGYGAEEALLNDSLDLAFTALPTTHAEEFHCQPLEEYPLQVCLPIKHPLADKESITWPDLAGLPFVLYNDDFSLAKLLTRLSREDGVELNIASQSGQWDFIGAMVESNVGVAILPQPICDKIGSTKLVYKPMSPMLTWDLALIWRKNLPLTPAAEAFVKLGEG; encoded by the coding sequence ATGAATGTACCGATTAAGAATCTACAGTGTTTCCTGACGTTAGTGGAAACCCGCAGTTATACCCGCGCCGCCGAGCAGCTGCATCTTACTCAGCCCACGTTGAGTAAGATGATAAAGCGTCTGGAGGATACTCTTGAGCAACCGCTACTCATTCGTAATAATCAGAAGGTGATATTGACCGAAGCCGGCAACCTGCTGGTTAACAGCTCGCGCAAGATAGTGGGCCAGTGGCATCGATTGCAGGAGGATCTCAATAATCTTAAGGGCCTTAAAACGGGGCAATTGAGACTCGGCGTATGCCCCATGATGGGGGGGATCATCATCTCCTTGCTGTCAGAGTTTCGCAGTCGCTACCCTGGAATAGAGCTTCAGATACAGGAGCTGGGCGGGTATGGCGCCGAGGAAGCTCTGCTCAATGACAGTTTAGATCTTGCATTCACGGCCCTGCCGACCACCCATGCCGAGGAGTTTCATTGTCAGCCATTAGAGGAATATCCTCTGCAGGTGTGCCTGCCGATAAAACACCCGCTTGCAGATAAAGAGTCTATCACCTGGCCTGATTTGGCGGGCTTGCCTTTCGTGCTCTATAACGACGATTTTTCTCTGGCGAAGTTACTCACCCGTTTGAGCCGGGAGGATGGCGTCGAGCTCAATATCGCCTCTCAGAGTGGTCAGTGGGACTTTATTGGCGCCATGGTCGAGTCCAACGTCGGCGTCGCCATATTGCCTCAGCCCATCTGTGACAAAATAGGCTCAACTAAACTGGTTTATAAACCCATGTCCCCCATGCTGACCTGGGATCTGGCGCTGATCTGGCGTAAGAATTTACCCCTGACCCCAGCCGCGGAAGCGTTTGTAAAGCTGGGAGAGGGATGA
- the dsbC gene encoding bifunctional protein-disulfide isomerase/oxidoreductase DsbC, which translates to MKFTRAFSLILAVVLAPFAAAAPNTQSNTIANSAELKQKLTETLSVEVHSLQQSPIPGLYEALTDRGVLYISKDGSKLFHGSLYDLDKGMKNLTEAAMAGPRMKMIKPLEDNMLVYKAKNEKHVVTVFTDISCGYCRKLHNQMDEYNDLGITVRYLAFPRRGVPSANADEMEAVWCAADPLTAMTEAKAGKSIKTAKCDAKIAEQYHLGQSLGINGTPAIILEDGSMIPGYQPPKDLLRVLESTN; encoded by the coding sequence ATGAAGTTTACCCGAGCATTTTCTTTGATTTTAGCTGTGGTATTAGCCCCTTTTGCTGCTGCCGCACCGAATACTCAATCCAATACTATTGCTAACAGCGCAGAGCTAAAACAAAAATTAACTGAGACCTTAAGCGTCGAAGTACATTCGCTTCAGCAGTCACCCATTCCAGGTTTATATGAAGCTTTAACCGACCGCGGTGTGCTTTATATCTCTAAAGATGGTTCTAAACTGTTTCACGGCAGCTTATACGATCTAGACAAAGGGATGAAAAACCTGACCGAGGCGGCCATGGCGGGTCCTCGTATGAAGATGATTAAGCCACTCGAAGATAATATGTTGGTCTATAAGGCTAAAAACGAGAAGCATGTCGTCACCGTATTTACCGATATCAGCTGTGGATATTGCCGTAAGTTACACAATCAGATGGATGAGTATAACGACTTAGGCATTACCGTGCGCTATCTTGCTTTCCCGCGTCGCGGCGTCCCATCTGCCAATGCCGATGAGATGGAAGCGGTATGGTGTGCAGCCGATCCTCTGACTGCCATGACCGAGGCAAAGGCTGGTAAGAGCATTAAGACGGCAAAATGTGATGCAAAAATTGCAGAGCAATATCATCTTGGACAGAGCCTGGGTATTAACGGTACGCCGGCAATTATCTTAGAAGATGGCAGCATGATCCCGGGCTACCAACCACCTAAAGATCTACTGCGAGTATTAGAATCGACCAATTAA
- a CDS encoding DUF4062 domain-containing protein: MERKHQVFVSSTYKDLVEERKEVIHALLELDCIPAGMELFPATDEDAWSLIKEVIDDCDYYLLIIAGKYGSVNVEGIGYTEMEFDYAILQGKPVMCFVHESIEELKVSKVETSELAKERLNLFRSKAQEKHCKFWVSAHDLGGKVSRSLIQLKKKHPSDGWVPGRYAADQKMLAEMEKMRSKVSELEMELMISKDPKPANFDELESGSDIYSFPFGLFTDKTRKERESVNLGVTWDKLFSYCGTVLSGECTKEELAEKIKLAYYHAIPKELKDLVKYEDIVLPFVLIDQIHVQFQALGLMITGQKKRAVADKNTYWALTSFGEKYLIQIRALTR, from the coding sequence GTGGAAAGGAAACATCAAGTTTTTGTGTCATCGACCTATAAAGATTTAGTCGAAGAGCGTAAAGAAGTTATTCATGCCTTATTGGAGCTAGATTGTATTCCAGCAGGGATGGAGTTGTTTCCTGCCACTGATGAAGATGCATGGTCTTTAATAAAAGAAGTTATTGATGATTGCGATTATTATTTGTTAATCATCGCTGGAAAATATGGTTCAGTAAATGTTGAAGGTATTGGATATACCGAAATGGAATTCGATTATGCCATTCTTCAAGGCAAACCCGTAATGTGTTTTGTACATGAAAGTATTGAAGAACTTAAAGTAAGTAAAGTAGAAACCTCAGAGCTAGCTAAAGAACGTTTAAATTTATTTCGGAGTAAAGCACAAGAAAAGCATTGTAAATTTTGGGTGTCCGCTCATGATTTAGGAGGAAAAGTATCCAGAAGTCTTATCCAGCTAAAGAAGAAACACCCTTCTGATGGTTGGGTGCCAGGTCGATATGCAGCGGATCAAAAAATGTTAGCTGAGATGGAAAAAATGAGAAGTAAAGTTTCCGAGCTTGAAATGGAGCTGATGATATCTAAAGACCCCAAACCTGCTAACTTTGATGAATTGGAAAGTGGTAGTGATATTTATTCTTTTCCATTCGGTTTATTCACGGATAAAACTAGGAAAGAAAGGGAGTCTGTTAATTTAGGAGTTACTTGGGATAAGCTTTTTTCCTATTGTGGTACAGTTTTGTCTGGGGAGTGCACGAAAGAAGAATTAGCTGAAAAAATCAAGCTGGCTTATTATCATGCAATCCCTAAAGAACTTAAAGACTTAGTAAAATATGAAGATATTGTTTTACCTTTTGTATTAATAGATCAAATTCATGTTCAATTTCAAGCTCTCGGGCTGATGATAACCGGTCAGAAAAAAAGGGCTGTAGCAGATAAAAATACTTATTGGGCGCTTACTTCGTTTGGTGAAAAGTACTTAATTCAAATAAGAGCGTTAACAAGGTAA
- the recJ gene encoding single-stranded-DNA-specific exonuclease RecJ, with protein MIHKIVRRPKVDDSHLPSTLSPLLKQIYASRGSSAEDCELTLARLLRPDTMKGLAEGAAIIADAIKAQRSILIMGDFDADGATSTSVCMLALTMMGATKVDYLIPNRFDYGYGLSPEIVAVAHSKGAELLITVDNGISSIEGVEAAKALGMQVVITDHHLPGKTVPDADAIVNPNQVDCNFASKSIAGVGVAFYLMSALRAELGKRNWYQEQGLVVPNLGQLLDIVALGTVADVVALDSNNRILVEAGLQRVRAGRCRAGITALLEVAKRNPARIVASDFGFAVGPRLNAAGRLDEMALGVETLLCDDMMTARRMAAELDGLNAERRDLEADMQQEALKSLASVELNEEELPWGIALFQEDWHQGVIGILASRIKDRYHRPVIAFADAGEGEIKGSARSIKGLHMRDLLELINTRHPGMILKFGGHAMAAGLSLKAKDFPAFEQAYDQSVRELLKPELLTGELVTDGELTPDEMKLDIAWELRNAGPWGQEFPEPLFDGYFKVIQQRIVGEKHLKLVLETECGQTMLDAIAFNVDLTTWPDATIKHARVVYKLDVNEFRGNQSLQLMVDQIEAM; from the coding sequence GTGATCCATAAGATTGTTCGCCGTCCTAAGGTCGATGATAGTCACCTTCCCAGTACTCTTTCGCCGCTCTTAAAACAGATCTACGCCAGTCGTGGTAGTTCAGCCGAAGATTGTGAGTTAACACTGGCTCGCTTATTAAGACCCGATACCATGAAAGGGCTTGCCGAGGGCGCAGCCATCATTGCCGATGCTATCAAGGCCCAGCGTTCAATTCTCATCATGGGGGATTTCGATGCCGATGGGGCAACCTCGACCAGCGTCTGCATGCTTGCCCTGACTATGATGGGGGCCACTAAGGTCGATTACCTCATTCCTAATCGGTTCGATTATGGTTATGGCTTGAGCCCCGAGATCGTCGCCGTCGCCCATAGCAAGGGGGCCGAGTTATTGATCACCGTAGATAACGGGATCTCATCGATAGAGGGCGTTGAAGCGGCAAAAGCCTTAGGTATGCAAGTTGTGATCACCGATCACCATCTGCCGGGTAAAACGGTGCCCGATGCCGATGCCATCGTTAACCCGAACCAGGTCGATTGCAACTTCGCGAGTAAGTCGATCGCGGGGGTTGGGGTGGCATTTTATCTGATGTCAGCCTTGAGAGCCGAACTGGGAAAGCGTAATTGGTATCAGGAGCAAGGCCTGGTGGTGCCCAATCTGGGGCAACTGCTGGATATCGTCGCCCTGGGCACGGTTGCCGATGTGGTCGCCCTAGACAGTAACAACAGAATTCTGGTCGAAGCGGGCCTGCAGAGAGTCAGAGCGGGCCGTTGCCGTGCGGGAATCACAGCGTTACTGGAGGTGGCCAAACGCAATCCGGCGCGTATTGTCGCATCTGATTTTGGTTTCGCTGTCGGGCCCAGGCTCAATGCGGCGGGTAGATTGGACGAGATGGCGCTAGGTGTCGAGACCCTGCTCTGTGACGACATGATGACAGCAAGAAGAATGGCGGCCGAGCTCGATGGACTCAACGCCGAGCGGCGCGATCTGGAAGCCGATATGCAGCAGGAGGCGTTAAAGAGCCTGGCATCGGTAGAGCTCAATGAAGAGGAGCTTCCCTGGGGGATTGCTCTTTTTCAAGAGGACTGGCATCAAGGCGTGATAGGCATTCTGGCCTCGCGCATCAAAGACAGGTACCACAGACCAGTGATTGCCTTTGCCGATGCGGGAGAGGGAGAGATAAAAGGTTCGGCCCGCTCGATAAAAGGGCTGCATATGCGAGATCTGTTAGAGCTGATTAATACCCGTCACCCGGGAATGATCCTTAAGTTCGGCGGTCACGCCATGGCGGCGGGTTTGTCCCTAAAGGCGAAAGATTTTCCCGCGTTTGAGCAGGCTTACGACCAGAGTGTCAGAGAGCTGTTAAAACCCGAGCTGTTAACCGGCGAATTAGTCACCGATGGTGAGTTGACCCCGGATGAGATGAAACTGGATATAGCGTGGGAGCTCAGAAATGCAGGCCCCTGGGGGCAAGAGTTCCCCGAGCCGCTGTTCGATGGTTATTTCAAGGTGATCCAGCAGCGCATTGTGGGTGAGAAACATCTTAAGTTGGTGTTGGAAACCGAGTGTGGCCAGACCATGCTCGATGCTATCGCCTTCAACGTCGATCTGACCACCTGGCCGGATGCAACAATCAAACATGCCCGGGTGGTGTACAAGCTGGATGTGAACGAGTTCAGAGGCAATCAGAGCCTGCAGTTGATGGTGGATCAGATTGAGGCAATGTAG
- the rpiA gene encoding ribose-5-phosphate isomerase RpiA: MTQDEMKKAAGWAALEYVEKDSIVGVGTGSTVNHFIDALATMKADIDGAVSSSEASTEKMKALGIPVYDLNSVDELSVYVDGADEINAHMDMIKGGGAALTREKIVAAVADKFICIVDNTKEVDVLGEFPLPVEVIPMARSYVARQLVKLGGDPVYREGVVTDNGNVILDVYNMKIMNPKELEEQINAIVGVVTNGLFAMRGADVLLVGSPEGVKTVK, from the coding sequence ATGACACAAGATGAGATGAAAAAAGCCGCGGGTTGGGCTGCACTGGAATATGTCGAGAAAGACAGTATCGTAGGTGTAGGAACAGGCTCTACCGTGAACCACTTTATCGATGCCCTGGCAACGATGAAAGCCGATATCGATGGTGCAGTATCAAGCTCTGAAGCTTCTACCGAGAAGATGAAAGCATTAGGGATCCCGGTTTACGATCTCAACTCAGTCGACGAACTATCTGTCTATGTCGATGGCGCCGATGAGATCAACGCTCATATGGATATGATCAAGGGTGGCGGAGCTGCATTGACACGTGAAAAGATCGTCGCAGCAGTTGCAGACAAGTTTATCTGTATCGTCGATAACACTAAAGAGGTGGATGTTCTGGGTGAGTTCCCACTGCCGGTAGAAGTTATCCCTATGGCGCGCTCTTATGTTGCTCGTCAATTGGTAAAACTTGGCGGCGATCCTGTCTACCGTGAAGGTGTTGTCACAGATAACGGCAACGTTATCTTAGATGTGTACAACATGAAGATAATGAACCCTAAAGAACTTGAAGAGCAGATCAACGCCATCGTCGGTGTTGTCACTAACGGACTATTTGCCATGCGTGGCGCAGATGTACTGCTAGTGGGTTCTCCTGAAGGAGTTAAAACAGTTAAATAG
- the brnQ gene encoding branched-chain amino acid transport system II carrier protein, whose product MGQKVQNKQMTMGDTLGLGFMTFAFFLGAGNLIFPPLAGFLAGENMTLAMIGFLITAVTLPLITLVAVAKANGKVMGLLPAFAATAFAVAIYIVIGPAFAAPRAGLVAYEMGFKPFLEDSSATFMVAGITLNVSQLIYSVIFFGGAMLLSLYPGKLLDSVGKVLTPIMLILLVGLAASVFLLPGAEVGQAVGDYQSSPLTKGILEGYNTMDTLASLIFGMLIIDILRRKGVSDSKQQTKYLIRAALIAAAGLAFVYISLFYLGATAGDIAVGADNGGVILTNYVNHEFGSLGQILLAAVVTLACLTTVIGLVTACSEFFNELFTKISYRKFVIIISVICATVANVGLSQLISISVPVLYTIYPVAIALVAVTFLTEKFPMPEFSHRIVLSVALLFGVIDGLKAAGFDITLTDFMPLHNEGMAWLLPTALTILACLFIKKPKSEPLLN is encoded by the coding sequence ATGGGGCAAAAAGTGCAAAATAAACAGATGACTATGGGTGATACCTTAGGGTTAGGGTTTATGACCTTCGCTTTCTTTTTAGGAGCGGGTAACCTGATTTTTCCACCTCTGGCCGGCTTCCTGGCTGGTGAGAATATGACACTGGCCATGATTGGCTTCCTGATCACCGCAGTGACCTTACCTCTGATAACGCTGGTTGCCGTAGCGAAAGCAAACGGTAAAGTGATGGGGCTTTTGCCAGCGTTCGCCGCCACCGCTTTTGCCGTCGCTATCTATATCGTTATAGGTCCTGCTTTTGCCGCTCCTCGTGCCGGGCTTGTCGCCTACGAGATGGGCTTTAAGCCCTTCCTGGAAGATAGTAGCGCGACCTTTATGGTGGCAGGGATCACTCTGAATGTATCTCAACTGATCTATTCGGTGATTTTCTTTGGTGGCGCCATGTTACTCTCGCTCTACCCGGGTAAGTTGCTCGATAGTGTCGGTAAGGTGCTGACCCCTATCATGCTGATACTGCTGGTCGGTTTAGCTGCTTCTGTATTCCTCTTACCCGGCGCTGAAGTGGGTCAAGCCGTTGGTGATTATCAGTCGAGCCCGTTAACCAAAGGGATTCTGGAAGGTTACAACACCATGGATACTCTGGCGTCGCTGATCTTCGGTATGCTGATCATCGATATCCTTCGCAGGAAAGGGGTGAGTGATAGTAAGCAGCAGACTAAGTATCTGATAAGAGCTGCATTAATTGCCGCGGCCGGACTCGCATTCGTCTATATCTCACTTTTTTATCTTGGTGCGACAGCCGGTGATATCGCCGTTGGTGCCGATAATGGTGGTGTGATCTTAACCAATTATGTGAATCATGAGTTTGGCAGCCTGGGGCAGATACTACTGGCTGCCGTAGTTACTCTGGCTTGTCTGACGACGGTTATCGGCCTGGTTACTGCCTGCTCCGAGTTCTTTAATGAGTTATTTACCAAGATCTCTTACCGTAAATTTGTCATTATCATCAGTGTGATATGTGCAACCGTTGCTAATGTTGGTTTGTCACAACTGATCAGTATCAGTGTGCCTGTACTCTATACCATCTACCCGGTGGCTATCGCTTTGGTTGCCGTCACCTTCTTGACCGAGAAGTTCCCAATGCCGGAATTTTCTCATCGTATCGTGTTGAGCGTTGCTCTGTTATTCGGTGTGATCGATGGTCTGAAGGCTGCGGGTTTCGATATCACTCTGACCGACTTTATGCCTCTGCATAATGAAGGAATGGCCTGGTTACTGCCGACCGCTTTGACTATCCTGGCTTGTCTGTTCATTAAAAAGCCAAAGTCTGAGCCACTGTTGAACTGA
- the xerD gene encoding site-specific tyrosine recombinase XerD — translation MTESREETYCPDPLIELFLDDLWSSRGLSDNTLSAYRTDLNHFDRHIQRSGQQLTEVSQEGIRGYLDIRFEQGFARTSSARLVSSLRRFYGFLVICKKIEINPTAQIKSPKIARKLPGSLSEFDVDRLLSEPDVEDSIECRDKAMLELLYATGLRVTELVSLTMEQLSLRQGLVRVIGKGGKERLVPMGELAVDNIEYYLQGARAELLKQKQSDVLFPSKRGVMMTRQTFWHRIKLYALRSGVSTELSPHTLRHAFATHLLNHGADLRVVQLLLGHSDLSTTQIYTHVAKARLSQLHSEHHPRG, via the coding sequence TTGACCGAGTCAAGAGAAGAAACCTATTGCCCCGATCCTCTGATCGAACTCTTTCTCGATGACTTGTGGTCGAGCCGCGGCTTGAGCGATAACACATTGTCGGCCTACCGAACCGACCTCAATCATTTTGACCGCCATATTCAGCGCTCTGGCCAACAATTGACCGAAGTTTCTCAAGAGGGGATCCGGGGTTATCTGGATATCCGCTTCGAACAGGGTTTTGCCCGCACCAGCAGTGCCAGATTGGTGAGTAGTCTCAGGCGCTTCTATGGTTTCTTGGTTATCTGTAAGAAGATTGAGATTAACCCTACTGCGCAGATCAAATCGCCAAAGATTGCCCGTAAGCTCCCGGGATCACTCAGTGAGTTCGATGTCGACAGGTTACTCTCTGAGCCCGATGTTGAGGACTCGATAGAGTGCCGGGATAAGGCGATGTTAGAGCTACTTTATGCAACAGGATTGCGGGTTACCGAGCTCGTGAGTCTGACAATGGAGCAGCTGAGCCTGCGCCAGGGTTTGGTTCGGGTGATAGGTAAGGGAGGCAAGGAGAGGTTAGTGCCAATGGGAGAGCTTGCGGTCGATAATATCGAGTACTACCTTCAGGGAGCGAGAGCCGAGCTGTTAAAGCAGAAGCAAAGCGATGTTCTTTTTCCCTCCAAACGTGGGGTGATGATGACGAGGCAAACATTCTGGCATCGGATTAAACTCTATGCCCTGCGTTCCGGCGTCTCTACCGAGCTGTCCCCTCACACCTTAAGACATGCATTCGCCACTCATCTGCTGAACCACGGGGCGGATCTTCGTGTCGTACAGTTATTGCTTGGCCATAGCGATCTGTCGACGACTCAGATCTATACTCATGTCGCGAAGGCGCGCCTGAGCCAGTTACACTCTGAGCATCATCCACGGGGCTAA